The Porphyromonas pogonae genome segment GGGCTCATCATGCAACGCTGCATACAGCCCCACACTTTGAGCCCGGGCAAAATGAGGATCGGCCAGCAACTGCTCACAAATATTACGAGCTCCACGGCTCCTCATATCATCCGTAAGCACTTCTCGGCTCAAAGTCCTAAGATTTTTCCTCAGCACATGTTTAGGTGTAGTAATCTCCATAGCACAGTTATTGAAAGTATAGGCAGGGCTATACCCCCACCACTGTGAGGGTATATTCCGCTCTTATAAAGCTTGGTTGGCGTACTTGTTGCGAGGCATCAATGTTTTAGGTGTAAAGCACGATACAGTCTGGTTCCATACAGAAGACTCATAGCGGTCACGCTTCAGTGAAGTAACACCCTCAATCGGCTTCTTCTTACCGGGGTTAGTATCGTTATTTTTGATCGCTTCCACTGCCAAGTCTACTGCTCGGTCATTGGTGTTGAGTATGCGATAAAGCCCCTCCCTGTCAAAGAAGTACTCCGTAATGAGTGCACATAGATTCTTAAATATGAGTTTCTGAGAGCGCTCAAAGAGCATGGTGCGCATCTCCACGCCATTGTCATTGGCATAACGAGCAAATTGACGAGCAATATCTTGATGACTAAGGTGTTGTACAAGCTCCTCTATAGTCTTGAACTCACTCAGGCGGGCTCTGTTTCTATCGGAGTAAAGGAATGTAAATTTCTGAAATACCCCTGACTCCATAAGTCGCAAATAATAAGAGGTGATTCCTACACTGTCACGTGGCACAAAGGTATCCGGCGTAATCCCACCACCACTGTACACTGTGCGTCCGCCATCGGTGAAGTATTTGACCGTATCAGCAATCTGGATACTATCGGCGGAATAAAACTCTCCGTGCAAGAACCTATTCTGTATATCTTCTTCATAACCAAGCTCGTCATTCTTGCCATATTTCTTTTGTATGCATCTGCCCGACGGTGTATAGTAACGAGCCACGGTAAGGCGTATCACAGAGCTATCTGGCAATAAGTACGGGCGTTGCACCAGCCCCTTACCGAAGGTACGGCGTCCTATGATGCGTGCACGGTCATGATCCTGCATGGCTCCCGCAAATATCTCACTGGAACTTGCCGAGAACTCGTCCACCAATATGGTCAGAGGAACATCTTTTAGCAGTCCGTCACGTTCGGTACGGATATCTTCACGAGGGAATGACTTACCCTCAGCATACAGCACCAGCTTATTTTTGGGTAAGAATTCACTACTCAAAGCCACAGCAGACTCCAGATAACCTCCACTGTTTTGCCGCAAATCCAGAATAATACCTTTGAGCTTATTGCGATTCTCGGCATATGCCGTAAGTACCTCAGCATGTGTTTTACGTCCCCACCCGGTAAGTTTGAGGTAGAGTATGTCATTATTGATTTTGTACTCCGCATCAATACTATTGACAGGGACATCATCGCGCACCACATTCACCTTGATATTGGATCCATTGCGTAGCACATCCAATTTCACCACAGAGTTGTGAGGCCCTTTGAGGCTCTTGAGTATACTATCCTGCGTTACCCCTTTGCCATAGAGTTTCTTATTGTCGGCTTGGAGGATGCGATCTCCGGGTTTGATACCCGCACGCTCAGATGGCCCCCCGGGAATTACTTTGACTACGACAACGGTATCGGTGATGGTATTGAACTGTACCCCGATACCACTGAAAGATCCGTCCAGCCTTTCCGACTCTGCCTGATTGATCTCCTTACTCAAATAAGCCGAATGGGGATCAAGCCCTTTGAGCATAAGCGGAATAGTCTCGCTCTGGAGTTGCTCCACATCTACGGTGTCTACATAGTGCTTATCAATCAGTCGCACTACCTGATCCAGCAGGCTGGATCCATTGAAGATCCTGTTCCTGTTTATAAAATAAAATCCAACGTACCCCGCAGCAAACATAACCACTGAGATCACTACGATACCCAGGATGTTGCGCATACCGGCTTTTTTCATTGAAATATGCCTCCTCGTTATTTAATCATTAAGTGATATATAATCCACTTTGATACCCGCCCGCTTCAGCAACTCGCTTCCGTCGGTGAGCCTGTATTCTTCGCAATAAACTACACGTTTTATTTTACTCTGAATAATCAGCTTGGCGCACTCTATACATGGTGCGGCCGTAATGTATATAGTAGCACCTGTGCTGTCATTGGTAGAACCCGCCACCTTGGTGATGGCATTGGCCTCTGCATGCAACACATAGGGTTTAGTCACTCCGTTATCGTCTTCGCATATATTTTCAAAGCCGGAGGGAGTACCATTGAATCCATCGGAGATAATCATGTTTTCCTTTACGATAAGGGCTCCTACTTTGCGACGTACACAGTAAGAATTTTCCGCCCAAATCTCCGCCATCCGCAAATATCTTTTGTCTAATGCAAGCTGTTTTTCTGCGCTTTCTGTCATTGAAGTTGGCTTTTAATATAAAGTGTGTGGTGAATCAAATGCAATTATCATCCAAAACACTTGCAAATGTACTATAATTAATTTTATAGTTTACACCCTCTTAACGCCTTATAACAGCTTTAGGATATAAAAATACTAACTTGTAACTACTATGTAGGCAAAGTAATCATATTTGGAGTCTTTCAGAACAACAAATTTCGCCCGTTGTAAGAGCTACATCTCATTGACAATATGTCAAAACACATCTCCATTTCATCAGGAAGAAAAGCTCACAAAACTAACAAGGCACAAGTAAACTAAATAAATTATAGAAGTGTAAAATAAACCTGAAATTTATCTTGTCTTAGTTAAAATAAAGAGCTTATTTGTACAAAGTCTAAATAAGAATAGCTCCACACCCACCTGTAATTGGGTCTAAACAGACGGTTAATAAAACAGGGATCCATTTCGAGCCCACAAAACCAATAATCATAAAATCCAAGTGCCACATATTATATTTTATTATCATGATGCTTAGGTTGGACGGATTAGCCGGATATGTTCGAAATCCTATTAGGATGATTCTACCGTCCGTGCATAATAAGTCAACCGACCTTATATGACAAACCGATCGACTGTCTATGATAGATCAGTCGGCTTTGTACATGAAACAGCCAACCTACTATCATAGGTTGGAGCAGGTGGCACATGAATTTGAAGTTTGGAGAAAAAGAGTTGAGGGTGGTTTTGAAAGGAAATGCAATTCCAAGCACAAGCTAAGGATTAGCGATCTTGGAAGAGCAGGGGTATGTTAAATATGACAACAGGGCTCGAGAATTAGAAGCTATGATACATCGGCTGTATTCGGGGTAGAATAAGCTGAGACTGTTGCAAAAGTCAACAGTCTCGTGGATTTTGGAGGCAAAGCCGACTAAAGACACTTTGACCGGGCAGAGAAGGTAAAGTGCAAGGCGTTAAGAGTGAGTGCACAGGGAGTTTACTTCAGGTAAATGACCAAGTGCGAATCTCGCAAGCAACGAAGCAATTTGCCTGCTATGCAACGGTCTCAAGCTGTGATTTGTATAGGCTCGTAATGTACCATAGTTTATAGTCGTCATATCTACATATTAATATTAATCAACACAATTTAGGATAAGCATCAATCCATACAATAACAAAGGTACAACATCAAGCACCCCTTTGTCAAGACCTCATAAAAAGCTAAAAGAGCTAAGACATGGGTAGATGGGAAAAATTGAGATAATATGACAAAATGATAATGACTGATTCGTTTTGATATGACAACTCGCATCGGGGTGTCAATCCGGGGAGCTCTTTCAGTCTACTTTTATATACACCTTGGCGACTTTCACTCATAAGACCAATTGGCCACGTAAAAACACTTATAATTATATACCAATGAGAAAGTTAAATTCAAGGACAAAAACAAGGTTTGTTAAAATTAGTAAATGGGGC includes the following:
- a CDS encoding S41 family peptidase, translating into MKKAGMRNILGIVVISVVMFAAGYVGFYFINRNRIFNGSSLLDQVVRLIDKHYVDTVDVEQLQSETIPLMLKGLDPHSAYLSKEINQAESERLDGSFSGIGVQFNTITDTVVVVKVIPGGPSERAGIKPGDRILQADNKKLYGKGVTQDSILKSLKGPHNSVVKLDVLRNGSNIKVNVVRDDVPVNSIDAEYKINNDILYLKLTGWGRKTHAEVLTAYAENRNKLKGIILDLRQNSGGYLESAVALSSEFLPKNKLVLYAEGKSFPREDIRTERDGLLKDVPLTILVDEFSASSSEIFAGAMQDHDRARIIGRRTFGKGLVQRPYLLPDSSVIRLTVARYYTPSGRCIQKKYGKNDELGYEEDIQNRFLHGEFYSADSIQIADTVKYFTDGGRTVYSGGGITPDTFVPRDSVGITSYYLRLMESGVFQKFTFLYSDRNRARLSEFKTIEELVQHLSHQDIARQFARYANDNGVEMRTMLFERSQKLIFKNLCALITEYFFDREGLYRILNTNDRAVDLAVEAIKNNDTNPGKKKPIEGVTSLKRDRYESSVWNQTVSCFTPKTLMPRNKYANQAL
- a CDS encoding dCMP deaminase family protein, whose protein sequence is MTESAEKQLALDKRYLRMAEIWAENSYCVRRKVGALIVKENMIISDGFNGTPSGFENICEDDNGVTKPYVLHAEANAITKVAGSTNDSTGATIYITAAPCIECAKLIIQSKIKRVVYCEEYRLTDGSELLKRAGIKVDYISLND